ATTGATGTCGGGATCTAAATTAACTTCCAAATGCTCAAAGCAGCGGAAGTTTTTGATAGTGACTTTTTGAATGTGCATTGATTTATTTTTCTTGATAAAATTACTAATCTTCTTCTAAAGCTACAGGTTCAGTAGGATCATCATAACGAATAACTTTGCCACGTAAAGGATAAAGATTGGTATTTTGTGTTTCTAGAGATTTAATTTGATGTTGTGCTGATTGAGGTTGTAAAATAATCACTTCCATAACATCACCAGCATGGAAAGGTAAACCTTGTAATAATAAAGTTCCATCTTCAGTTAAAGCAGTTTCGATTTTATGAGCATTCATATTATCAATAAGAGTGTGTTACAGTTGATCTTATTTTAACATATTATCTCATCACCCTTAATTGCATTTCTTTGGTGTTAATAATTCTAAGTTGTTCTCTAAAATTGTCCCTTTTAGATTTGCTCCTTGAAAATTTGTACCTCTAATAGTCGCACCTTGCAAATTTGCTCCTGCTAAATTCGCACCTTTTAAATTTGCCCAACTTAAATCAGCTTCCGTTAAATTCGCTTCACTCAAATTAGCTTTAGATAAAAATGCGTTTCCTAAATGAGCTTTAGTTAAATTGGCTTTATAGAGGTTAGCTTGATAAAGTTGAGCAGTCATTAATTCTGCTTCATATAAATTCGCTTCACTTAAATTAGCAGTAATTAAATTAGCTGCAATTAAAGTTGCAAAACTGAGATTACTGCGAATAAGTTGGGTGGCTGCTAAATCCGCATCTTTTAAATTAGCATTTTGAAAATCTGTACCAATTAAATTTGCATCGTTAATCACAGCATTTTCCAGATTTGCGGTACTAAAATCAGCACCAATAAAGTTTCCAAAACTTAAATTTGCTTGTGTCAAGATTGCACCACTCAAATTAGCAATGCTCAAGTTAGCTTTACTCAAGTTAGCTTCAATTAATTTAGCTTGATAAAAAATAGCATTACTAAGATTAGCATTACTAAAATTAGTTCGCACTAATAAAGCGTGAGCTAAATTGACTTTATTCAAATTTACTTCTTGGAGATTTGCCCCTCGGAGGTTTTCTCCTAGTAGATTTGCACCGCTAAGATCAATTTCAATTTGGGGATTTTTCTTTCTCCATTCTATCCAAGTAACCGCACCTGCTCGCAGTAAATTAAGATGTTGTTGGTTTGCCATTTTTTGCTCCTTTATTCGTTCCGCTTACCTTGAGGATTTTCTCTTCCTGGTGAATTTTCAATTGCGGCTAAAGCTCCCGCTGCTCCTGCTAAAATATCTTGTTCTGCTCCACCTAAATAAAGTCGGCCAAAACTACCGACAGCTTGAACTTCGAGAATATTAATTTGCGCGGCTTTTTCCGCTTCATTGGCTGCTAATGCAGCATAAGCCGCTGGTTCAACTTCTAATACATAAAGGGTTTGTCCTGCTAATAGGAGTTGTCCCCGACGACTACGGTTAATTAGTTGGGTTTGGTAAGCGTCAATGTTGCGGATAACTTGGCTAGAAATTACCCGCGGTTTGAGACATTCCTCTTTTTTCACACCTAAAAAGGCCAAAATAGCATCTCCAGCGGCTCGTGTTTCCCCTTGAGAGCCAGAATGTATTTCTAAAAGTCCGTATAACCGTTCTACTACTTGCACTCCAGGACGGACAGAAGCGGATTTCAGAGCTACGTCCGTAATTCTGTTGATTTCGATACCAGGGGAAATTTCAATCCATAGGGATGTGTCCCCCGGTAATGGTAAGAACCCCTGGGCTACTGTTCCCATGTATGCGGCGTGTTGAGGTTGCAGATTGTCTAGAAATACGAAGCTGCGTAGTTCTATACCCAAGGTCTTAATTCTCCAATAAACGTTAATTAACCCTAGCGATTAGAAATCGCGGAACCATACAAACGAAGTCAACCTATGCTGACTCAAAGAAAACGTAGCATTTCCAACCCACGCAGGTGGGTTTTGTCTGTGTAGCTGTGACTTCCAGTCGCCTAGTGCTACTCAAAGAAAACGTAGTATTTCCAACCCACGCAGGTGGGTTTTGTCTGTGTAGCTGTGACTTCCAGTTGCCTAGTGCAATATATGAGTTTACCGTGAAAGTGGTCAGTTATCAATTATCAATTAATTACTGCATCTATTATTACAAGTTTAATTTTAGGAAATATAGTTTTTATTACAGCTTTAAAAAAGAATACTAGCGAGAATGGTGGCAGAAGAAATGATTGTTTATTTAT
The window above is part of the Dolichospermum sp. DET69 genome. Proteins encoded here:
- a CDS encoding pentapeptide repeat-containing protein, translated to MANQQHLNLLRAGAVTWIEWRKKNPQIEIDLSGANLLGENLRGANLQEVNLNKVNLAHALLVRTNFSNANLSNAIFYQAKLIEANLSKANLSIANLSGAILTQANLSFGNFIGADFSTANLENAVINDANLIGTDFQNANLKDADLAATQLIRSNLSFATLIAANLITANLSEANLYEAELMTAQLYQANLYKANLTKAHLGNAFLSKANLSEANLTEADLSWANLKGANLAGANLQGATIRGTNFQGANLKGTILENNLELLTPKKCN